acaaagaagcctgttgctaaaaaacctgcagcaaagaaggtcaaaaagactcccaaaaaggcagcaaagaagaccgcaaaaaaataatttgtgtgtatctggctattacattaacaaacggctatttttatagccacacatttacaaaaaaacattatcttggtacaaagttaaacttgtttaagtcacttaaacagttaaaaaagagtaattttaagattagattccctaagtttaagtattttcgtttttaaatttcttattttcttgcttttacttttcttgcccttcatatttttaacattgtcaaactttatgtagcataaaatttttatgtagcataaaatttaaacagaaagcagaacaaagtttgatataaaaagctagccgtaatattttttatggatgtgtggctataaaaatagccgttttttgtttggtaagatgcttaggcacgttccccacgaattcttcttgccaactggatgtctttaggcatgattgtaactcgttttgcgtgaatggcacacaagttagtatcctcgaacaagccaacaaggtacgcttcagaagcctcttgcagagccataacggctgtgctctggaatcgcagatctgttttgaagtcctgagcaatttctcgcacaagacgctggaaaggcaacttgcggatcaagagctcggttgacttctggtatcttctgatttctctgagagcaactgtaccaggtctgtaacgatgtggttttttcactcctccagtagctggtgcgcttttcctcgcagctttagtggcgagttgttttcgtggagcctttcctccagtagatttacgtgcagtttgctttgtacgagccatattttaagaagtcgatgtagtacggatacacaagacggtctaaaatgcactatcgcgccaaagttttatttctcatattgattgacagctaaggttcaaaacaaaccatttgattggtgctaagaaagtaatttctgattgctgcataatgacattacgctcattactttaacatttttataaaatctgtgttttttggctacgggaaaacggctgtatcttctgatacacaaaagcttttgactttttttttttttagtaagtagcagaaggtttggcgaattccaacgatgccaaatttattgccttactgaaacattaagaccacgaatttttaaaaaaactacagttttacttaaaaaaatgtacaaaatgttcggaacattttgtaatgacgcaactctattggttaattagggtgtttccacgagcagtaggtaattttatggcctctttttaaagctgtctgaattctgttaactcaaacgttgtttttgtactcgttctgtacgcaactatatcaatatgtctggacgcggaaaaggaggtaaaggattgggaaaaggaggtgctaaacgtcaccgaaaaattcttcgtgataacattcagggaatcacaaaacctgctattcgacgtcttgctcgacgaggtggtgtcaaacgtatctctggccttatctatgaggaaaccagaggtgtactgaaggttttcttagagaatgttattcgtgatgctgtaacctacacagagcacgctaaacgcaagaccgttaccgctatggatgttgtttatgccttaaaacgtcaaggaagaactctttacggattcggaggttaagcgttgtcattgctcaacaaaaacggctatttttatagccacaaatcttttaaaacattactttgtgcacgcttccaaattacacaatgtgtaaagtcttgtcacagttacatttattgctatacgatactatgtcatatatgacacaaaaaaaatttagaaatactttgtagggttaatttgcctgggagtgtttccgtgaaaagctgggttaagttaaatgtaagcaataacatggatcaatgtacttgtcttttctgcaagtacagctaataatacgtatgaaaagtgaagctaatccacacacacacatggggaagtattttaaatgtaggctagtgttcttaagcacattatttagaagttttattaacttcggttaacttgtagtgacgccaagtaaatgtttttttaaagatgtgtggtcttaaaaaagaccgtttgtgtttggtagacgttggtttacttgctgcttgtgtattttgtgacggcttttgttccttcactgactgcgtgttttgcaagttctccaggcaagagaagacgtactgcggtttgaatttcacgagaagagatggtcgactttttgttttgaagagccaaacgcgaagcttcggaagcaatgcgctcaaagatgtcgttgacaaatgagttcatgatgctcatagctttgcttgaaactccgacatctgggtgaacttgtttcaaaacattgtagatgtaaatagcataactttcctttctctttctcttgcgtttcttttcaccagttccaccaatctttcctccttttttgccggctcttttttcacctttcttggctactttaggtgcctgttttcctcctttagctgctgcgtcagacatggttaaaaatttttgctacttaacttgtaaataagcattaaactgcaagtcaaaactttttgtttataagtaaaaaaatcggatcgaattcgatccgaaaacgccgatacgcaatttaattggttaaaaaaaaaatcttttgtttaatacttaattatgattggttaaaaaaacatgatttcgatcctatttttatgatgaaaaaacgagtaaagtttatttcgttaacacttacgttaaatattcgtacgtttttgtattaacttacaaatcaaatcgcagttatgtctggacgtggaaaaggtggaaaagctaaggctaaagccaagacaagatcctcaagagctggacttcaatttccagtcggtagagtgcatagattccttcgtagagggcactatgctaaccgaattggatctggagcaccaNNNNNNNNNNNNNNNNNNNNNNNNNNNNNNNNNNNNNNNNNNNNNNNNNNNNNNNNNNNNNNNNNNNNNNNNNNNNNNNNNNNNNNNNNNNNNNNNNNNNNNNNNNNNNNNNNNNNNNNNNNNNNNNNNNNNNNNNNNNNNNNNNNNNNNNNNNNNNNNNNNNNNNNNNNNNNNNNNNNNNNNNNNNNNNNNNNNNNNNNNNNNNNNNNNNNNNNNNNNNNNNNNNNNNNNNNNNNNNNNNNNNNNNNNNNNNNNNNNNNNNNNNNNNNNNNNNNNNNNNNNNNNNNNNNNNNNNNNNNNNNNNNNNNNNNNNNNNNNNNNNNNNNNNNNNNNNNNNNNNNNNNNNNNNNNNNNNNNNNNNNNNNNNNNNNNNNNNNNNNNNNNNNNNNNNNNNNNNNNNNNNNNNNNNNNNNNNNNNNNNNNNNNNNNNNNNNNNNNNNNNNNNNNNNNNNNNNNNNNNNNNNNNNNNNNNNNNNNNNNNNNNNNNNNNNNNNNNNNNNactatgcgaaagcatgttaatttttatttgtagtacgacgcaatagtctgcaagagaagctgctggagtttgaggtcttcagcattacatctagtctgttaatttgggcttcttccgcgctcgtgttaggattttcataaagcgttctttggtttgcgttgcgtatgtcggcctacatcatcgacacggcctgtttccggctattaggagcaattcatatattgggcactgcgtttcgacttttttattagaccacagtaaaaaaattcactcacagaagtccctttctttcatggctacaaacacgaagaattctgtcgtaagtaaaacgaatgcgcaagccaaaatgacgatggggcgaagtcataagcatggccctgtggcccaatggataaggcatctgactacgaatcaggggattccaggttcgactcctggcagggtcgcactgtcgcatttcggctgcatggtctactgtgtaacgcgcgcgcacgttctggcgtaatgcgttgataaacggaatgtacgcagacatattggaaagtaatatcacgcacttagtatcgtcgcctttgttagcattcatgtaagttaccatccactcgctacagtcgctctccatcctacggctaaatcaacagccgtgatttttactatgtcgccgtccatccgtacgcggtgacagttgtaagctttacagtaacgtgacatgctccacaagcagttacggtgtgtggacgatgcctatcatggcaacgcttgttctttatcgcttctcggcctaatggctaagatcaagtgtagtatctgttcttatcagtttaatatctggtaggccattctctgaatggtcagtatattaatctgatttttggccttgggtcatggaggtggattcattcacgccgtgaccacgggttgccttggtgttgcactattaccgatggcggcccacataagcaataaaagaataatagcagtcctctttccgacggcactctgcatagtctacggcgggaacaaaacgcgtacactgggggagaatacagcctatgccccgcgacacggcagtttataacacactcaagccacaagcattaacaaactttgaagggtaccctcatgctacggtgcagttccaactcatacttacctgacggggaagtaaagactgatcaatgagggttttcttccagagtgaggctcttgcattgcactacgcttgggctgacctctgcgattactgcaaacgtcagtaactcgaccgtacaatttctggtagtgggggcctgcgtccgcgctcgccccctccttaagtcaaaatgaatgagcttagaaaagttgcgcggccaaatgtcggtggtgacttaaacgctaaggtaaaacctcgcttggctgttacgaaacgtgattgcgatataagtcctcggaaggcggcggaattttattttatttgccattccgtcagggttattggatgatcggcaatagatcgagtttgtatgcatttgaaagctcttttttctcgtactatcacctgaaaatgtcgtaggaaaatgtcataggaaacactttcaacaaccgccacgttccttaattgttataacaagaaatatatcacagcaaatgaaaatgaaaagcctacgacaccgggagttcccaggcggtcccccatccaagtactatcccggcccgacgatgcttaacttccgtgatcagacgagaacgggtgtgttcatcgtggtatggccgtagacattagtaggtgcaaatacgtgcaatttattttgacgttgtgatcaaatttttttatttaatttctttgagttacttaggacaaggcgtatgcatggattatctattagactttaaggttatagttttgtgaaaaaaacaatgtttttttaaagatgtgtggctataaaaatagccgttgttttctgagtgtagcggtttacttcttctgtcctttgtcgttcttctttgggagtaagacagcttgaatgtttggcaaaacaccaccagctgcaatggttacaccgctcaaaagtttgtttaattcttcatcattacgaacagccaattgtaaatgtcttggaataatcctagcttttttgttgtctcttgctgcgttaccagccaactccaatatctcagcagataaatattccaagacggctgctaagtaaactggtgctccagatccaattcggttagcatagtgccctctacgaagg
This is a stretch of genomic DNA from Hydractinia symbiolongicarpus strain clone_291-10 chromosome 9, HSymV2.1, whole genome shotgun sequence. It encodes these proteins:
- the LOC130657112 gene encoding histone H4 — encoded protein: MSGRGKGGKGLGKGGAKRHRKILRDNIQGITKPAIRRLARRGGVKRISGLIYEETRGVLKVFLENVIRDAVTYTEHAKRKTVTAMDVVYALKRQGRTLYGFGG